A part of Lacinutrix sp. 5H-3-7-4 genomic DNA contains:
- the scpA gene encoding methylmalonyl-CoA mutase: MSRKDFQHISIKSSNNQSSTSVKTTKTAEDITIKSIYSKKDLDSLEHLDFVAGIAPNLRGPYSTMYVRRPWTIRQYAGFSTAEESNAFYRRNLEAGQKGLSVAFDLATHRGYDSDHERVVGDVGKAGVAIDSVEDMKVLFNQIPLDKMSVSMTMNGAVLPILAFYIVAAEEQGVKPEALAGTIQNDILKEFMVRNTYIYPPTPSMKIISDIFEYTSKNMPKFNSISISGYHMQEAGATCDIELAYTLADGLEYIRKGLAAGMDIDTFAPRLSFFWAIGMNHFMEIAKMRAARMLWAKLVKQFNPKNAKSLALRTHCQTSGWSLTEQDPFNNVARTTIEAAAAAFGGTQSLHTNALDEAIALPTDFSARIARNTQIFLQEETNITKTVDPWAGSYYVEKLTHDIAQKAWSLIEEVEELGGMTKAIEAGIPKLRIEEAAARKQARIDSGQDVIVGVNKYVLKEEDPLHILEVDNQTVRRQQIESLNKIKAERNTQKVEQALNNLTQAAQSGKENLLALAVEAARERATLGEISDALETVFGRYRAQIKSFSGVYSKEIKDDSSFAKAKELADQFAEQDGRRPRIMIAKMGQDGHDRGAKVVATGYADVGFDVDIGPLFQTPKEAAKQAVENDVHVLGVSSLAAGHKTLVPQVIEELKQYGREDIMVIVGGVIPKQDYQYLFDAGAVAVFGPGTKISEAAITLLEILID; the protein is encoded by the coding sequence ATGAGCAGAAAAGACTTTCAACATATAAGCATAAAATCTAGTAATAATCAAAGCAGTACAAGTGTAAAAACTACAAAGACTGCAGAAGATATAACTATTAAATCTATATACTCTAAAAAAGATTTAGATAGTTTAGAACATTTAGATTTTGTAGCAGGAATTGCACCTAATTTACGAGGTCCATATTCTACCATGTACGTTCGTAGACCATGGACTATTAGGCAATATGCAGGATTTTCTACTGCCGAAGAAAGCAATGCCTTTTACCGTAGAAACCTTGAAGCAGGACAAAAAGGACTATCTGTAGCTTTCGATTTAGCTACACACCGTGGTTACGATAGTGATCATGAACGCGTGGTTGGAGATGTAGGAAAAGCAGGTGTGGCTATTGATAGTGTAGAAGACATGAAAGTTTTATTTAACCAAATACCGTTAGATAAAATGTCGGTTTCCATGACAATGAATGGTGCCGTTTTACCAATATTAGCTTTTTATATTGTTGCTGCCGAAGAACAAGGTGTAAAACCCGAAGCATTAGCAGGAACCATTCAAAATGATATTTTAAAGGAATTTATGGTGCGTAATACATACATTTATCCACCAACACCTTCTATGAAAATCATTTCGGATATTTTTGAATACACGAGCAAGAACATGCCTAAATTTAATAGCATTAGTATTTCTGGTTACCATATGCAAGAAGCTGGTGCTACTTGTGATATTGAGTTAGCTTACACCTTAGCAGATGGTTTAGAATATATTAGAAAAGGCTTAGCAGCAGGAATGGATATAGATACCTTTGCTCCTAGACTTTCTTTCTTTTGGGCTATTGGAATGAATCATTTTATGGAAATCGCAAAAATGCGAGCTGCTAGAATGTTATGGGCTAAACTAGTAAAACAATTTAATCCAAAAAACGCAAAATCACTTGCTTTAAGAACGCATTGCCAAACAAGCGGATGGAGTTTAACAGAGCAAGATCCTTTTAATAATGTAGCACGTACAACTATTGAAGCTGCTGCAGCTGCATTTGGCGGTACACAAAGTTTACATACTAATGCGTTAGACGAAGCTATTGCCTTACCAACAGATTTCTCTGCCAGAATTGCAAGAAACACTCAAATATTTCTACAAGAAGAAACCAATATTACAAAAACAGTAGATCCTTGGGCTGGAAGTTATTATGTTGAAAAACTAACACATGATATTGCACAAAAAGCATGGTCTTTAATTGAAGAAGTTGAAGAACTGGGAGGCATGACAAAAGCAATTGAAGCTGGTATTCCTAAACTTAGAATTGAAGAAGCCGCTGCAAGAAAACAAGCACGAATAGATTCTGGACAAGACGTAATTGTTGGTGTTAATAAATATGTTTTAAAAGAAGAAGATCCTTTGCATATTTTAGAAGTAGACAATCAAACTGTAAGACGTCAACAAATTGAAAGCTTAAATAAAATTAAAGCCGAAAGAAATACTCAAAAAGTTGAACAAGCATTAAATAATTTAACTCAAGCTGCTCAATCTGGTAAAGAAAATTTATTAGCTTTAGCCGTAGAAGCTGCACGAGAACGTGCAACTTTAGGAGAAATTAGTGATGCTTTAGAAACTGTATTTGGCAGATATAGAGCACAAATAAAATCATTTTCTGGCGTGTATAGTAAAGAAATTAAAGACGATTCGTCTTTTGCAAAAGCAAAAGAACTAGCAGACCAATTTGCAGAACAAGATGGTAGAAGGCCTCGTATTATGATTGCAAAAATGGGACAAGACGGTCATGATCGTGGCGCAAAAGTTGTAGCAACAGGTTATGCAGATGTTGGCTTTGATGTAGATATTGGACCATTATTTCAAACACCAAAAGAAGCTGCAAAACAAGCCGTAGAAAACGATGTGCATGTTTTAGGAGTTTCTTCTCTTGCTGCCGGTCACAAAACATTAGTACCACAAGTAATAGAAGAATTAAAACAATATGGCCGAGAAGATATTATGGTAATTGTTGGTGGTGTAATACCAAAACAAGATTACCAATATCTATTTGATGCTGGTGCTGTAGCTGTATTTGGACCTGGTACTAAAATTAGCGAAGCTGCAATTACTCTTTTAGAAATTTTAATTGATTAA
- a CDS encoding pitrilysin family protein translates to MNVSKFRKLVFTTLITTSIMLFSTVSKAQEKPTKTLQTSQKVPFNPEVKTGVLSNGLTYYIKNNGKPENKVELRLVINAGSILEDEDQLGLAHFMEHMNFNGTKNFKKNELVDYLQSIGVKFGAHLNAYTSFDETVYILPIPSEDPEKLEKGFQILEDWAHNALLTEEEIDNERGVVLEELRLGKGANERMMQRYLPKLMYGSQYAKRLPIGTQESIENFTYESLRRFYKDWYRPDLMSVMAVGDVDVATLEEKIKTHFGRIAPAKSPRKRDVFYVPNHDETFVAIESDKEASFSQVQVMFKDSNNAKVEETVEDYRKSMAKSLFSQMINTRLGELRNSENPPFVFGSSFYGGTWARTKNAYQSFAMTSETDQLKALKALLEENERVKRYGFQQGEFERAKKRMLASMEKSFKDKDKMESNRIIGEYVRHFLEGEVMPGITWEYNMYKNELPNITLEEVNGLIKNYLRDDNRVIVITGPEKEDLEKVTEAQVKTLLNGLKDADIKPYEDEAVASSLISKLPPKGSITNTVKDEKLGTTTLTLSNGATVTYKKTDFKNDEIMFEAFSFGGNSLYTDADYKATNFANGGLAEAGVNGFDKTQLSKMLSGKIVNVRPSIGTYSENFRGSSTPKDLEELFQLTHLYFTALNKDEKAYNSYINKQKAFIGNMLSNPQTFFSIEMGKFMYGKSPRYMGFPTPEAFDAADYDLAYKKYKERFADAGDFKFYFVGNIDEAKIKAFSEKYLASLPTNNSNEKYKVTDFRPLTGQHTKIVEKGTDEKSSVRITYHGPTTYNAKEAHALTSLGEILTIKLVEKLREEEGGVYGAGARGSISKMPYGWFNFNISFPCGPENVEKLKNAALAEVDKLIKNGPTEKDLAKVKEAQLLERKEQLKQNRFWINLIKNADYQDKDAKRIFTFEDDVNNLTKEFLQTIAKKYLTNGYILGIHNPEKA, encoded by the coding sequence ATGAATGTATCAAAATTCAGGAAGTTAGTGTTTACAACACTAATTACCACATCCATTATGCTATTTTCTACAGTATCAAAAGCTCAGGAAAAGCCAACCAAAACTTTACAAACTTCACAAAAAGTCCCTTTTAACCCAGAAGTAAAAACAGGTGTTTTAAGCAATGGACTTACATACTACATAAAAAATAATGGCAAGCCAGAAAACAAAGTAGAACTGCGCTTAGTTATTAATGCCGGTTCTATTTTAGAAGATGAAGACCAACTAGGTTTAGCTCACTTTATGGAGCACATGAATTTTAACGGAACCAAGAATTTTAAAAAAAATGAATTAGTAGATTATCTACAAAGCATAGGTGTAAAATTTGGTGCGCATTTAAATGCCTACACAAGTTTTGACGAAACTGTATACATTTTACCAATACCTAGTGAAGATCCTGAAAAACTAGAAAAAGGATTTCAAATTTTAGAAGATTGGGCACATAATGCACTATTAACCGAAGAAGAAATTGATAACGAACGAGGTGTTGTTTTAGAAGAATTAAGGCTAGGTAAAGGCGCAAACGAACGCATGATGCAACGCTACTTACCTAAACTAATGTATGGGTCGCAGTACGCAAAAAGATTACCTATTGGAACACAAGAAAGTATAGAAAATTTTACTTACGAAAGTTTAAGACGCTTTTATAAAGATTGGTACAGACCAGATTTAATGTCTGTTATGGCTGTAGGAGATGTTGATGTTGCCACATTAGAAGAAAAAATAAAAACACATTTTGGACGTATTGCTCCTGCTAAAAGCCCAAGAAAAAGAGATGTTTTTTATGTACCAAATCATGATGAAACATTTGTTGCTATAGAGTCTGACAAAGAAGCCTCTTTCTCTCAAGTACAAGTCATGTTTAAAGACTCAAACAATGCTAAAGTTGAAGAAACGGTAGAAGATTATAGAAAATCTATGGCAAAAAGCTTGTTTTCACAAATGATTAATACAAGATTAGGAGAATTAAGAAATAGCGAAAATCCTCCGTTTGTATTTGGCTCTAGCTTTTATGGCGGTACTTGGGCACGAACAAAAAATGCATACCAATCATTTGCAATGACGAGTGAAACAGACCAATTAAAAGCATTGAAAGCGCTTTTAGAAGAAAACGAACGTGTTAAACGTTATGGATTTCAACAAGGCGAATTTGAAAGAGCTAAAAAAAGAATGTTAGCCAGTATGGAAAAGTCTTTTAAAGATAAAGACAAAATGGAATCTAACAGAATTATTGGAGAGTACGTAAGACATTTTCTTGAAGGAGAAGTAATGCCAGGTATTACCTGGGAATACAATATGTATAAAAACGAACTACCAAACATTACCTTAGAAGAAGTTAATGGTTTAATTAAAAACTATTTAAGAGACGATAATAGAGTTATTGTAATTACAGGTCCAGAAAAAGAAGATTTAGAAAAGGTTACAGAAGCACAAGTAAAAACATTATTAAACGGATTAAAAGATGCAGATATAAAACCTTACGAAGACGAAGCTGTCGCTTCTTCTTTAATTTCTAAACTTCCTCCAAAAGGTAGCATTACAAATACTGTAAAAGATGAAAAATTAGGTACTACTACTCTTACACTTAGTAATGGAGCAACAGTAACTTACAAGAAAACAGATTTTAAAAATGATGAAATTATGTTTGAAGCCTTTAGCTTTGGCGGTAATTCATTATACACAGATGCAGACTATAAAGCCACAAATTTTGCTAATGGAGGTTTAGCTGAAGCTGGAGTAAACGGTTTCGACAAAACGCAATTAAGTAAAATGTTATCTGGTAAAATTGTAAATGTTAGACCAAGCATTGGTACTTATAGCGAGAATTTTAGAGGTTCATCTACACCAAAAGATCTTGAAGAATTATTTCAGTTAACGCATTTATATTTTACAGCATTAAATAAAGACGAGAAAGCATACAACTCATATATCAATAAACAAAAAGCATTTATTGGTAATATGTTATCAAATCCGCAAACATTCTTCTCTATAGAAATGGGTAAATTTATGTATGGAAAAAGTCCAAGATATATGGGGTTTCCAACACCAGAAGCGTTTGACGCAGCAGATTACGACTTGGCATATAAAAAATACAAAGAACGTTTTGCAGATGCTGGAGATTTTAAATTTTACTTTGTAGGTAATATAGACGAAGCTAAAATTAAAGCATTTTCAGAAAAATACTTAGCCAGTTTACCAACAAATAATAGTAACGAAAAATATAAAGTTACAGATTTTAGACCACTTACAGGACAACACACAAAAATTGTAGAAAAAGGAACCGACGAAAAAAGTTCGGTTAGAATAACCTATCACGGTCCAACAACTTACAATGCTAAAGAAGCTCATGCACTTACAAGTTTAGGAGAAATTTTAACCATAAAATTAGTTGAAAAATTAAGAGAAGAAGAAGGTGGCGTTTATGGTGCTGGAGCAAGAGGAAGTATTAGTAAAATGCCTTATGGTTGGTTTAATTTTAACATAAGCTTTCCATGCGGTCCAGAAAATGTTGAAAAACTTAAAAATGCTGCTTTAGCAGAAGTAGACAAGCTAATAAAAAACGGCCCAACAGAAAAAGACCTCGCAAAGGTAAAAGAAGCACAACTTTTAGAAAGAAAAGAACAGTTAAAACAAAACCGTTTTTGGATTAACTTAATTAAAAATGCAGACTACCAAGATAAAGATGCTAAAAGAATTTTTACGTTTGAAGATGATGTAAATAACTTAACTAAAGAATTTTTACAAACTATAGCTAAAAAATACTTAACCAATGGTTATATTTTAGGTATTCATAATCCTGAAAAAGCATAA
- a CDS encoding methylmalonyl-CoA mutase subunit beta produces MNKPLFKDFEGVSAKAWKQKIQADLKGADYNDALIWSTPEDINVKPFYHKTDFDEKPILETPSNSWHICQSIFVFDVEKSNTKAIDALNRGAESIKFIIPNKEVSIPTLLQNIPTTTPLYFQLQFLDSEYANTITKAFQNAHIQTDIIGNLARSGNWYSNLNSDHEQLNKIASNSTNTLSVDLSLYQNAGATIVQQLAYSLAHANEYLNHFQTSLKSQITFNVSVGTNYFFEIAKLRALRVLYKTLALEYNLPGDCNIIAIPTKRNKTLYDYNTNMLRTTTECMSAILGGANTICNLPYDALYHKDNEFGERIARNQLLVLKHESYFDSVENASDGSYYIESLTIQLAEKALDLFKNIEANGGFLNQLKEGLIQKKIKESATSEQNLFDNGELTLLGTNKHPNKSDRMKEELELYPFLKMNARKTLIEPILEKRLAETLEQNRLKTE; encoded by the coding sequence ATGAATAAACCATTATTTAAAGATTTTGAAGGTGTTTCTGCTAAAGCATGGAAACAAAAAATTCAAGCCGATTTAAAAGGTGCAGATTATAATGATGCTTTAATTTGGTCTACACCAGAAGATATTAACGTTAAACCGTTTTATCATAAAACAGATTTTGATGAGAAACCAATTTTAGAAACTCCATCAAACTCATGGCATATTTGCCAAAGTATTTTCGTGTTTGATGTAGAAAAATCTAATACAAAAGCTATAGATGCTTTAAATCGTGGTGCAGAAAGCATTAAATTTATTATACCTAATAAAGAGGTTTCAATACCAACTTTATTACAAAATATTCCTACTACTACTCCGCTCTATTTTCAATTACAATTTTTAGATTCAGAATATGCAAATACAATAACAAAAGCATTTCAAAACGCACATATTCAAACCGATATTATTGGAAATTTAGCAAGATCTGGAAATTGGTATTCTAATTTAAATAGTGACCACGAACAACTTAATAAAATTGCATCCAATTCAACAAATACATTAAGTGTAGATTTAAGCTTATATCAAAATGCTGGTGCAACTATAGTACAACAATTAGCTTATAGTTTAGCGCATGCTAATGAGTATTTAAACCATTTTCAAACTAGTTTAAAATCTCAAATTACATTTAATGTTTCGGTTGGCACCAATTACTTTTTCGAAATTGCAAAATTACGAGCGCTAAGAGTGCTTTATAAAACCTTAGCATTAGAATATAACCTACCTGGAGATTGTAACATTATTGCAATACCAACAAAACGCAACAAAACACTTTACGATTACAACACAAATATGCTTCGTACTACTACAGAGTGTATGAGTGCAATTCTTGGTGGAGCAAATACAATTTGCAATTTACCATATGATGCTTTATACCATAAAGACAACGAATTTGGTGAACGTATTGCTAGAAACCAATTATTGGTTTTAAAGCATGAAAGCTATTTTGATAGTGTTGAAAATGCTTCAGATGGTTCTTACTACATAGAAAGCCTAACCATTCAACTGGCAGAAAAAGCATTAGATCTTTTTAAAAACATTGAAGCCAATGGCGGTTTTTTAAATCAATTAAAAGAAGGTCTTATCCAGAAAAAAATTAAAGAAAGCGCTACAAGCGAACAAAACCTTTTTGATAATGGCGAACTCACATTGTTAGGCACAAATAAACACCCTAATAAAAGCGATAGAATGAAAGAAGAGTTAGAGCTTTATCCTTTTTTAAAAATGAATGCCAGAAAAACGTTAATTGAACCTATTTTAGAGAAACGTTTAGCAGAAACCTTAGAACAAAACAGATTAAAAACAGAATAA
- a CDS encoding CotH kinase family protein → MKQLKQVLILVIIFFSVNLIFAQEIIAEAGSYGIDNKNKIIVWHIKDLDSINAENKSISQVKFNTVLKFENVVKTLSYAEAYSVNNGRDYTLYITKLPVVQVTIVDSKINRNNKIPGYFCYYNAGEHIKSTMGVRHRGNLSLTFAKKSFDIEFWKDSITKQKKDLKFKGLRSDDDWILDGMFNEPLRLRSHISAKLWTKVHEPYYSKLEPKAKSGIDIAYVELFKNDEYYGLYQFSESIDRKQLQLKENEGKNIHGELFKANSYKGGPDFTKSPKYNNLFPHWNGWRIEYPFIDYKAEWKDLAKFQDLVVNGSEDLFKNTIENNVHIENVIDYYIFINVVRATDNLGKNYYLAKYNSGEPYFFVAWDLDGVMGIIQDGKQEKYRKDILGNGLFNRLLELNPNDYKTKVKSRWNALKTNEYSYKTLLAKVDKLYNKFTKNKIYEREQLVWQNKLNEVSNKEHYEYLKQWLEDRLNILDDYFNSL, encoded by the coding sequence ATGAAGCAACTTAAGCAAGTTTTAATATTGGTTATTATTTTTTTTAGTGTAAACCTCATATTTGCTCAAGAAATTATAGCTGAAGCAGGTAGTTACGGTATCGATAATAAAAATAAAATTATTGTTTGGCATATTAAGGATTTAGATTCTATTAATGCTGAAAATAAAAGTATTAGCCAGGTTAAGTTTAATACTGTTTTAAAGTTTGAAAACGTGGTAAAAACATTGTCTTATGCTGAAGCATATAGTGTTAACAATGGGCGTGATTATACACTTTATATTACAAAACTGCCTGTAGTACAAGTTACTATAGTCGACTCTAAAATAAACCGAAACAATAAAATTCCAGGTTATTTTTGTTATTATAATGCTGGTGAACATATTAAAAGCACAATGGGTGTGAGACATCGTGGGAATTTGTCGCTAACATTTGCGAAAAAGTCTTTTGATATAGAGTTTTGGAAAGATAGTATTACTAAACAGAAAAAAGATTTAAAATTTAAAGGACTAAGATCTGATGATGACTGGATTCTTGATGGTATGTTTAATGAGCCTTTACGTTTACGATCTCATATTTCGGCTAAATTATGGACTAAAGTTCATGAGCCTTATTACTCTAAGCTAGAACCAAAAGCTAAAAGCGGAATTGATATTGCTTATGTAGAGTTATTTAAAAATGATGAGTATTATGGTTTGTATCAATTTTCAGAATCTATAGACAGAAAGCAATTACAATTAAAAGAGAACGAAGGTAAAAATATACACGGAGAATTATTTAAAGCCAACTCGTATAAAGGTGGACCAGACTTTACAAAATCTCCAAAATATAATAACCTATTTCCACATTGGAATGGTTGGAGGATTGAGTATCCTTTTATAGATTATAAAGCCGAATGGAAAGATTTAGCTAAGTTTCAAGATTTAGTGGTTAATGGTAGTGAAGATTTGTTTAAAAATACAATTGAAAATAATGTGCATATTGAAAATGTAATTGATTACTATATTTTTATAAATGTAGTTAGAGCAACAGATAACCTTGGGAAAAATTACTATTTAGCTAAATATAATAGTGGTGAGCCTTACTTTTTTGTAGCCTGGGATTTAGACGGAGTAATGGGAATTATACAAGATGGTAAGCAGGAAAAATATAGAAAAGATATTTTAGGAAATGGGCTGTTTAATAGGTTATTGGAACTAAACCCTAATGACTATAAAACCAAAGTAAAATCACGATGGAATGCTTTAAAAACAAATGAATATAGTTATAAAACTTTATTAGCAAAAGTAGATAAGCTTTATAATAAATTTACTAAAAATAAAATTTATGAGCGTGAACAATTAGTTTGGCAAAATAAGTTAAACGAAGTCTCTAATAAAGAGCATTATGAGTATTTAAAGCAATGGTTGGAGGATAGACTTAATATACTAGACGACTATTTTAATAGCCTATAA
- a CDS encoding ParA family protein, giving the protein MGKIIAIANQKGGVGKTTTSVNLAASLGVLEKKVLLIDADPQANSTSGLGLDVEAVEIGTYQLLEHTNSAKDAIISTNTPNLDIIPAHIDLVAIEIELVDKDQREYMMKRALEAIKDDYDYILIDCAPSLGLLTLNALTAADAVIIPIQCEYFALEGLGKLLNTIKSVQKIHNSALDIEGLLLTMYDSRLRLSNQVVEEVQKHFNDMVFETIIQRNVKLSEAPSYGENIINYDASSKGAANYLSLAKEIINKNS; this is encoded by the coding sequence ATGGGTAAAATAATCGCCATTGCCAATCAAAAAGGAGGAGTTGGAAAAACAACTACATCTGTAAACTTAGCAGCTTCTTTAGGTGTTCTTGAAAAAAAAGTATTACTTATAGATGCAGATCCACAAGCAAATTCTACATCTGGTTTAGGCCTGGATGTTGAAGCTGTAGAAATTGGTACCTATCAACTTTTAGAACATACTAATAGCGCAAAAGATGCTATTATAAGTACTAATACTCCTAATTTAGATATCATTCCGGCTCACATAGACTTAGTTGCTATTGAAATAGAATTAGTAGATAAGGATCAACGTGAATACATGATGAAAAGGGCTTTAGAAGCTATAAAAGATGACTATGATTACATCTTAATAGATTGCGCTCCATCTTTAGGCTTGCTAACTTTAAATGCTTTAACAGCAGCAGATGCTGTTATTATTCCTATTCAATGCGAATATTTTGCACTTGAAGGTTTAGGGAAATTATTAAACACTATAAAAAGTGTTCAAAAAATACACAATTCGGCATTAGATATTGAAGGTTTACTTTTAACTATGTATGATTCTAGATTGCGTTTATCTAATCAAGTTGTTGAAGAAGTTCAAAAACATTTTAACGATATGGTTTTTGAAACCATAATACAACGTAACGTTAAATTAAGTGAAGCACCAAGTTACGGTGAAAACATTATAAATTATGATGCATCAAGTAAAGGTGCAGCAAACTATTTAAGTTTAGCAAAAGAAATAATAAATAAAAACTCCTAA
- a CDS encoding ParB/RepB/Spo0J family partition protein yields the protein MAKATKKQALGRGLSALLKDPSNDIQSAEDKNADKVVGNIIELELSAIEMNPFQPRTNFNEESLRELASSIKELGVIQPITVRKLGYDKYQLVSGERRFRASTLIGLETIPAYIRIANDQESLEMALVENIQRQDLDPIEIALSYQRLIDEINLTQEQMSERVGKKRSTIANYLRLLKLDPIIQTGMRDGFLSMGHGRAIINIEDQTIQLDIYEKILSNKLSVRETEALVKNFNATSEVEIPKKPVEADIPKFVKKGIKDFSEYFGHKIDVKISNNGKGKITIPFHSEEDFNRIKKLVQRAK from the coding sequence ATGGCGAAGGCAACAAAGAAACAGGCTTTAGGTAGAGGACTTTCGGCTTTATTAAAAGACCCAAGTAACGATATACAATCTGCAGAAGATAAAAATGCAGACAAAGTAGTAGGTAATATTATAGAATTAGAATTATCTGCTATAGAAATGAATCCATTTCAACCAAGAACAAACTTTAACGAAGAATCTCTACGCGAGTTAGCCTCTTCTATTAAAGAGCTTGGAGTTATACAACCAATTACAGTAAGAAAATTAGGCTATGATAAATACCAATTAGTATCTGGAGAACGTCGTTTTCGCGCCTCTACGCTTATTGGCTTAGAAACAATTCCAGCATACATACGTATTGCAAACGACCAGGAAAGTCTAGAAATGGCACTTGTAGAAAATATACAACGTCAAGATTTAGACCCTATAGAAATTGCATTATCATACCAACGCTTAATAGACGAGATTAATTTAACTCAAGAGCAAATGAGTGAGCGTGTTGGTAAAAAACGTTCAACAATTGCAAACTATTTACGTCTATTAAAATTAGACCCAATCATACAAACAGGTATGAGAGATGGCTTTTTATCTATGGGTCATGGTAGAGCAATAATTAATATTGAAGACCAAACAATACAATTAGATATTTACGAAAAAATATTATCTAATAAACTATCAGTTAGAGAAACAGAAGCTTTAGTAAAAAACTTTAATGCAACAAGTGAAGTAGAAATACCTAAAAAACCTGTTGAAGCAGATATACCAAAGTTTGTTAAAAAAGGTATAAAAGATTTTTCAGAATACTTTGGACATAAAATAGACGTTAAAATCTCTAACAATGGTAAAGGAAAAATTACAATTCCTTTTCATTCTGAAGAAGATTTTAACCGTATAAAAAAGTTAGTGCAACGTGCTAAATAA
- a CDS encoding metallophosphoesterase — protein sequence MKSRKHKYNFNLVSCFCVCLISFFGFAQQPTIQDSIAIRNAVKNHNSDKKEKTNKPILFNGIDGPYIIKDTLYRVTKNNKLIVSLISQKDSIHVKTDNNDFNEFYFSLKSNYTIPETNYELPEKIVVISDIEGKYDAFSSFLFANKIIDKDHNWIFGKGHLVLGGDFVDRGKNVTQVLWLIYKLEHQAKLQNGMVHFILGNHEILNFHGDYRYNRGKYIKAAQEISHIDDKKEALKYLYSQESELGKWLATKNVIEKIGDYLFVHAGLSPETLDYELSLSDINNLIRLRFDTIKKPKNKTLNFLYSPKGPFWYRGLVKTRFQYDRIKKEELDAILRYYDVKKIVIGHTPVNEISTDFSGKIIRTDVHHGYQKFSGDTKGLLIENGIEYIIDDKANKTLLKQ from the coding sequence ATGAAAAGCAGAAAGCATAAATACAACTTTAATTTAGTAAGCTGTTTTTGTGTATGTTTAATTTCGTTTTTTGGTTTTGCACAACAACCAACAATACAAGATTCTATTGCAATAAGAAATGCTGTAAAAAATCATAATTCTGATAAAAAAGAAAAAACAAATAAGCCTATACTTTTTAACGGCATCGATGGTCCATACATTATAAAAGATACATTATATAGAGTTACAAAAAACAATAAGCTTATTGTTTCTCTTATTTCTCAAAAAGATTCTATACACGTAAAAACAGATAATAACGATTTTAATGAGTTCTATTTTTCATTAAAATCTAATTATACAATACCCGAAACTAATTACGAATTACCAGAAAAAATAGTAGTAATTTCAGATATTGAGGGCAAATATGATGCTTTCTCTAGTTTTTTATTCGCGAACAAAATAATTGATAAAGACCATAATTGGATTTTTGGTAAAGGACATTTAGTTTTAGGTGGCGATTTTGTAGATAGAGGAAAAAACGTAACACAAGTACTTTGGCTAATTTACAAGCTAGAACACCAAGCCAAATTGCAAAACGGAATGGTTCATTTTATTTTAGGCAACCACGAAATACTTAATTTTCATGGAGATTATAGATACAATCGTGGAAAGTATATAAAAGCAGCTCAAGAAATAAGTCACATAGATGATAAAAAAGAAGCTTTAAAATACCTTTACTCTCAAGAATCGGAATTAGGTAAATGGTTAGCTACAAAAAATGTTATTGAAAAAATTGGAGATTATTTATTTGTTCATGCAGGACTTAGTCCAGAAACACTAGATTACGAATTAAGTTTAAGTGATATAAACAATCTTATTCGTTTAAGGTTTGATACCATTAAAAAACCCAAAAACAAAACACTTAATTTTTTATATAGCCCAAAAGGTCCTTTTTGGTATCGTGGTTTAGTAAAAACAAGGTTTCAATACGACAGAATTAAAAAAGAAGAGCTTGATGCTATTTTAAGATATTACGATGTTAAAAAAATAGTTATTGGTCATACTCCTGTAAATGAAATTTCTACTGATTTTAGTGGAAAAATTATTAGAACCGATGTGCATCACGGTTACCAAAAATTCTCTGGAGACACAAAAGGCTTACTTATTGAAAATGGTATAGAATATATTATTGACGATAAAGCAAATAAAACATTATTAAAGCAATAA
- a CDS encoding septum formation initiator family protein — MLKYFKNIFLLIFTAFAVWMLFFDSNSLLIHNELNNEIKAIENEKEYYRKEIVKDNKAIKELKKEEGLEKFAREEYYMKRDNEDIYIIEYQDSTKAEN, encoded by the coding sequence GTGCTTAAATATTTCAAAAATATCTTTTTATTAATATTCACAGCTTTTGCCGTGTGGATGTTGTTTTTTGATAGTAACTCGTTATTAATACACAACGAACTTAATAACGAAATTAAAGCTATAGAAAACGAAAAAGAATATTACAGAAAAGAAATAGTTAAAGACAATAAAGCTATAAAGGAACTTAAAAAAGAAGAAGGTCTCGAGAAGTTTGCAAGAGAAGAATATTACATGAAGCGCGATAACGAAGACATTTATATAATAGAATATCAAGACAGTACTAAAGCAGAAAATTAA